In Alicyclobacillus macrosporangiidus CPP55, a single window of DNA contains:
- a CDS encoding YqzG/YhdC family protein, with translation MGGAGPGRTPGPRDPGPRSAASRPRRPAQRPYAKPEPAYAPWGRMAMRIVQNRYPNAAIVDYLHVGRRNLSATQAQETFKLWLRQGKQEFGVYVTITFNPKTQRVLRTDLRRTAR, from the coding sequence GTGGGAGGCGCAGGCCCAGGCCGCACCCCAGGTCCTCGCGACCCCGGCCCAAGGTCCGCAGCCAGCCGGCCCCGGCGGCCGGCCCAGCGACCCTACGCCAAGCCGGAACCGGCTTACGCACCGTGGGGCCGGATGGCCATGCGGATCGTGCAAAATCGTTATCCCAACGCCGCCATCGTCGACTACCTGCACGTCGGACGGCGCAACCTGTCGGCCACCCAGGCGCAGGAGACGTTCAAGCTGTGGTTGCGGCAGGGGAAGCAGGAGTTTGGCGTGTACGTGACCATCACGTTCAATCCGAAGACCCAACGCGTTCTTCGCACCGACCTGCGCAGGACGGCGCGGTGA
- a CDS encoding MarR family winged helix-turn-helix transcriptional regulator, whose amino-acid sequence MAGEMSLEVLFEDLQKVNRALRTGSLRQGDLQITRVQWMILRTLRKRPGCPIGQLAEKLDVRPSTMSQMLDRLEKMGWIVRRIGSADSRVRTVDLTPEGERVIRTVESTWLSRLRRPFEMLSEEERVQLVTLFHKLAQAIPADRGVDDPHERDDPEAQGDPHAHDDPAPDR is encoded by the coding sequence ATGGCAGGCGAGATGTCGCTGGAGGTCCTGTTCGAGGACCTGCAGAAGGTGAACCGGGCGCTGCGGACGGGATCGTTGCGGCAGGGCGACCTGCAGATCACGCGGGTGCAGTGGATGATCCTGCGCACCCTGCGCAAACGGCCGGGGTGTCCCATCGGGCAACTGGCCGAGAAATTGGACGTGCGGCCCAGCACCATGTCGCAGATGCTGGATCGCTTGGAGAAGATGGGCTGGATCGTCCGCCGCATCGGCAGCGCCGATTCGCGCGTCCGAACGGTCGATCTCACGCCCGAGGGGGAACGCGTCATCCGGACGGTCGAGAGCACGTGGCTGTCGCGTCTGCGCCGTCCGTTTGAGATGCTGTCCGAGGAGGAGCGCGTGCAGTTGGTGACGCTGTTTCACAAGCTCGCGCAGGCCATCCCCGCCGACCGGGGCGTGGACGATCCGCACGAGCGGGACGATCCCGAGGCGCAGGGCGATCCCCACGCGCACGACGATCCCGCCCCCGACCGCTGA
- a CDS encoding flagellar basal body protein gives MIRGLTTAASGMTAAERMQQVLTNNLANTETPGFKASNAELLSFPEQLLHIMDYQGNPALGPAIGTMPTGVAFQEGVLWFSQGDLVQTGRALDVAIADTTPAGPYAAVAAGPGAVALGPAVRRAWRRSRAR, from the coding sequence GTGATCCGAGGGCTGACCACGGCCGCATCCGGGATGACGGCCGCCGAGCGGATGCAGCAGGTGCTCACCAACAACCTCGCCAACACCGAGACCCCAGGGTTTAAGGCGTCGAACGCCGAGTTGCTGAGCTTTCCGGAGCAGCTGCTGCACATCATGGACTACCAGGGTAATCCGGCGCTGGGACCGGCCATCGGCACGATGCCGACGGGGGTCGCCTTCCAGGAGGGGGTGCTCTGGTTCAGCCAGGGCGATCTCGTGCAGACGGGCCGGGCGTTGGACGTGGCGATCGCGGACACCACCCCCGCCGGCCCGTACGCGGCGGTGGCGGCGGGTCCGGGGGCGGTGGCGCTGGGGCCGGCGGTGCGACGGGCCTGGCGTCGGTCCAGGGCCCGGTGA
- a CDS encoding M23 family metallopeptidase — MDENKHPNQNLSKENQKGSQAPETPGSAPIASRRVFSKRWVYPAIYLGAAALIIGLMYVKSQTGTSPVTSSDVNEGQGQTTTTTAQALTWQWPADPAAATKVTMGFYPAKGTPDQQAAALVSYDNGYYPHQGVDIKAASGQPFTVLAAADGKVTAVNADPNSQGNQLKGLTVVVTSPGGYEEHYESLSAVKVKAGDTVRAGQAIGTSGTCLFEQSQGNHLFFAVYKDGQLIDPATVLPKS, encoded by the coding sequence ATGGATGAAAACAAGCATCCAAACCAGAATCTGAGCAAAGAGAATCAAAAGGGCAGCCAGGCCCCGGAGACCCCGGGCAGCGCCCCCATCGCATCCCGCCGCGTCTTCTCGAAACGCTGGGTCTACCCAGCCATCTACCTCGGCGCTGCAGCGCTGATCATCGGACTCATGTATGTTAAGAGCCAGACAGGCACCAGTCCGGTGACCAGCAGCGACGTGAACGAGGGGCAGGGCCAGACCACGACGACCACCGCGCAGGCGCTGACGTGGCAATGGCCGGCCGATCCCGCCGCCGCCACGAAGGTCACCATGGGCTTCTACCCGGCCAAGGGCACGCCGGATCAGCAGGCGGCCGCGCTGGTGTCGTACGACAACGGCTACTATCCGCACCAGGGTGTCGACATCAAGGCGGCCTCCGGTCAGCCGTTCACGGTCCTGGCCGCGGCCGACGGCAAGGTGACCGCCGTCAACGCGGATCCCAACAGCCAAGGCAACCAACTCAAAGGGTTGACAGTGGTCGTCACTTCGCCGGGCGGCTACGAGGAGCACTATGAGTCTCTCTCGGCCGTCAAGGTCAAGGCCGGGGACACGGTCCGGGCCGGACAAGCCATCGGCACTTCGGGCACGTGCCTCTTCGAGCAATCGCAGGGCAACCACCTGTTCTTCGCCGTCTACAAGGATGGTCAGTTGATTGACCCGGCGACGGTGCTGCCGAAGAGCTGA
- a CDS encoding SpoIID/LytB domain-containing protein, with protein MPNQDKTKPPSPAAPKDEVLQTTEPAPEGGVRPATKVVPLPRSRSAARGLAASLRPWTGRAVWEAGLRVLPALRRLWPYVCPRALWRRVHPQPLGWPGKAGIALAAAFAAVVLLPAGMALTVHGKGGGGGIEAWVDSWDAHTVLRIYHMETGQVTPVALNDWLVDVLAAQMSPDAPMDALQAAAVAARTYAVRALSHPAQDGSAFAYQHHADLTDSPVLDLPLLPAEAQALRYGARNPVYSARLQQAVQSTDGRILTYKGQPILAFLFGQSAGRTRDGGQALGRSLPYLPSVACPDDAAHPTTQTLQFTPIDLADRLNWPPSAGSPNPAAFRAAAQDPYGYVKTVACGDRTWSGTDFAARLGLASTHFQLSAQAGKLVVRVQGEGNGIGMSLHEAEAMAEKGKAWRDILSYFYPGTEITGGY; from the coding sequence TTGCCCAATCAGGACAAAACAAAGCCTCCGTCTCCTGCCGCGCCGAAGGACGAGGTGCTCCAGACGACGGAACCCGCGCCGGAGGGGGGCGTCCGCCCGGCCACCAAGGTGGTTCCCCTGCCGCGATCCCGCTCCGCAGCCCGAGGCCTCGCCGCCTCGCTCCGGCCGTGGACCGGGCGCGCCGTGTGGGAGGCGGGCCTGCGCGTCCTGCCAGCCCTTCGCCGGCTCTGGCCATACGTGTGCCCGCGTGCCCTCTGGCGCCGCGTGCACCCGCAGCCGCTGGGGTGGCCCGGCAAAGCGGGAATCGCGCTCGCCGCTGCGTTCGCCGCCGTGGTGCTCCTCCCGGCGGGGATGGCGCTGACCGTGCACGGGAAGGGTGGGGGAGGCGGGATCGAAGCATGGGTGGACAGTTGGGACGCTCACACCGTGCTGCGCATCTACCATATGGAGACTGGCCAGGTGACGCCCGTGGCGCTCAACGACTGGCTCGTTGACGTCCTGGCCGCGCAGATGAGCCCCGACGCGCCCATGGACGCCCTCCAGGCAGCCGCCGTCGCCGCCCGGACCTACGCCGTGCGGGCGCTGTCCCACCCAGCGCAGGACGGGTCCGCGTTCGCCTACCAGCACCACGCCGACCTCACCGACAGCCCCGTCCTCGATCTCCCGCTGCTCCCCGCCGAGGCCCAGGCCCTGCGCTACGGCGCCCGCAACCCCGTGTACAGCGCCCGCCTGCAGCAGGCCGTGCAGTCCACCGACGGCCGGATCCTGACCTACAAAGGCCAGCCCATCCTCGCCTTCCTCTTTGGCCAATCCGCCGGGCGGACGCGGGACGGTGGGCAGGCGCTCGGGCGATCATTGCCGTATCTGCCCTCCGTCGCCTGTCCGGACGACGCTGCCCATCCGACCACGCAGACGCTTCAGTTCACGCCGATCGATCTCGCCGATCGCCTCAATTGGCCGCCGTCGGCGGGATCGCCCAATCCGGCCGCGTTCCGCGCGGCCGCCCAGGACCCCTACGGCTATGTGAAGACCGTGGCCTGCGGGGACCGGACCTGGTCCGGGACCGACTTCGCCGCCCGGCTCGGGCTCGCCTCGACCCACTTTCAGCTGTCGGCGCAGGCGGGGAAACTCGTCGTGCGGGTGCAGGGGGAAGGCAACGGGATCGGCATGAGCCTGCACGAAGCGGAGGCCATGGCGGAGAAGGGGAAGGCGTGGCGGGACATCCTGTCCTACTTCTATCCCGGGACGGAGATCACCGGCGGTTACTGA
- a CDS encoding ABC transporter permease, with translation MSHAHAGPRGASVDARPEVYTNPIWRYLVHAATIVDLELRKLRRDPSELIMRAVQPALWLLVFGQAFGRLRAVPTGGVPYMAFLTPGILAQSVTFISIFYGIAIIWERDMGLLQKFLTTPMHRSALVLGKQLGASTRAVSQAVIILVLSWLVGVRLNVGWNVIAVLILVILGAAFFAGMSMVLAALLKTRERMMGIGQVITMPLFFSSNALYPISIMPAWLKVVATINPMTYLVDGLRGLLIGAGTHAVWVDALILALAGALMLALASYLFPRRLAG, from the coding sequence ATGTCTCACGCACACGCCGGACCGCGCGGCGCCTCGGTTGACGCGAGGCCCGAGGTCTACACGAACCCGATCTGGCGCTACCTCGTCCACGCGGCGACCATCGTCGATCTCGAGTTGCGCAAGCTCCGCCGCGATCCGAGCGAGCTCATCATGCGCGCCGTCCAACCGGCCCTGTGGCTCTTGGTGTTCGGCCAGGCATTCGGGCGCCTGCGCGCGGTGCCGACCGGCGGGGTGCCGTACATGGCCTTTCTCACGCCCGGCATCCTGGCGCAGTCCGTGACCTTCATCTCCATCTTCTACGGGATCGCCATCATCTGGGAGCGCGACATGGGGCTCCTGCAGAAATTCCTGACAACCCCCATGCACCGTTCCGCCCTCGTCCTCGGCAAGCAGCTCGGCGCATCGACCCGTGCCGTCAGCCAGGCCGTCATCATCCTCGTGCTGTCCTGGCTCGTCGGGGTGCGGCTGAATGTGGGGTGGAACGTGATCGCCGTGCTGATCCTCGTCATCCTGGGCGCCGCCTTCTTCGCCGGCATGTCGATGGTGCTGGCCGCCCTGCTCAAGACGCGCGAGCGGATGATGGGCATCGGCCAGGTGATCACGATGCCGCTGTTCTTCTCCTCGAACGCGCTGTATCCTATCAGCATCATGCCCGCCTGGCTGAAGGTGGTCGCGACCATCAACCCGATGACCTACCTGGTCGACGGCCTGCGTGGCCTGCTGATCGGCGCCGGCACGCACGCCGTCTGGGTGGACGCGCTGATCCTCGCCCTGGCTGGCGCCCTGATGCTGGCCCTCGCGTCGTACCTGTTCCCGCGCCGGTTAGCGGGGTGA
- the murA gene encoding UDP-N-acetylglucosamine 1-carboxyvinyltransferase encodes MAKIIIDGGRRLEGTVRIGGAKNAVLPILAASLLASRGVSVIEEVPSLLDVQHMAQTIAALGAKVDWVDHAIRVDATQLSSVEPPYDLVRRMRASFVVAGPLLSRFGEAIIALPGGCNIGPRPVDLHIKGFEAMGATVTVENGCVHLRAPRGGLRGARIYLDIASVGATQNIMMAACLANGQTIIENAAKEPENVDLANYLNAMGARVRGAGTDTIRIDGVKELTGAVHSVIPDRIEAGTFLIAGAVMGNGVYVENALSQHLAALIAKLTEAGAQLEDDVRGIKVWPIEGSRLRAIDVKTHYYPAYPTDLQAQMVAALTTAQGTSLMTETVFENRFMHVAELQRMGAEIHIEGRTAVIEGIEALTGAEVTATDLRAGAALVIAGLMANGTTTVSGVHHIDRGYEDLVGKFQSLGASIRRVEE; translated from the coding sequence ATGGCAAAGATCATCATCGACGGCGGCCGCCGCCTGGAGGGAACGGTTCGCATCGGCGGAGCGAAAAATGCCGTGCTGCCCATCCTTGCAGCCAGCCTGCTGGCGTCCCGGGGAGTCAGCGTGATCGAAGAAGTCCCATCGCTGCTCGACGTGCAGCACATGGCTCAGACCATCGCGGCCCTGGGGGCCAAAGTGGATTGGGTCGATCACGCCATTCGCGTCGACGCCACGCAGTTGAGCAGCGTGGAGCCTCCGTACGATCTCGTCCGCCGCATGCGGGCCTCTTTTGTCGTAGCGGGACCCTTGTTGTCCCGGTTCGGCGAAGCCATCATCGCCCTGCCCGGCGGCTGCAACATCGGCCCGAGACCGGTCGATCTACATATCAAAGGCTTTGAGGCAATGGGTGCCACGGTGACGGTGGAGAACGGGTGCGTTCATCTGCGCGCGCCCCGCGGCGGTCTGCGGGGAGCGCGGATCTACCTGGACATCGCCAGCGTCGGGGCGACCCAGAACATTATGATGGCGGCGTGTCTGGCCAACGGCCAGACCATCATCGAGAACGCGGCGAAGGAGCCGGAAAATGTCGACCTCGCCAACTACCTCAACGCCATGGGTGCCCGCGTGCGCGGGGCCGGGACGGATACCATCCGGATCGACGGCGTGAAGGAGTTGACCGGGGCCGTGCACAGCGTGATCCCGGACCGCATCGAGGCTGGGACGTTCCTCATCGCGGGTGCCGTGATGGGCAACGGCGTCTATGTGGAGAACGCGCTGTCGCAGCACCTGGCGGCGTTGATCGCGAAGCTGACGGAGGCCGGCGCACAGCTGGAGGACGACGTCCGGGGCATCAAGGTGTGGCCCATCGAGGGATCGCGGCTGCGTGCCATCGACGTGAAGACGCACTACTACCCCGCCTACCCGACCGATCTCCAGGCCCAGATGGTCGCGGCGCTCACGACGGCACAGGGCACGAGCCTGATGACCGAGACGGTGTTCGAGAACCGGTTCATGCACGTGGCGGAGCTGCAGCGCATGGGCGCCGAGATCCACATCGAGGGGCGGACGGCGGTGATTGAAGGCATTGAGGCCCTGACGGGCGCGGAGGTCACGGCGACCGACCTGCGCGCGGGGGCGGCCCTCGTCATCGCGGGTCTGATGGCGAACGGCACCACGACGGTCAGCGGGGTGCACCACATTGACCGGGGCTACGAAGACCTGGTCGGCAAATTCCAGTCGCTCGGTGCGAGCATCCGCCGCGTGGAGGAGTAG
- a CDS encoding daunorubicin resistance protein DrrA family ABC transporter ATP-binding protein, with protein MSQGDHLPTSDSVVVEGLSKRFGDFKAVDDVSFRAQAGECFGLLGPNGAGKSTTIKMLATLLRPDAGRAKVAGFDVLAEPQRVRSAIGYVPQMLSVDGALTGYENLLICARLQGLRPGTRRARIDEVIAMLGLEEAAHRQVRTYSGGMVRRLEIGQAILHRPKVLFLDEPTVGLDPVARQGVWEHIERLRQEHGMTVFLTTHYMEEAESLCTRIAIMSRGRVAALGTLAELRDRVGNPEATLNEIFTHFAGHFEHQGGLRDVSRTRRTARRLG; from the coding sequence ATGAGCCAAGGGGACCATCTGCCGACATCTGATTCCGTCGTCGTCGAGGGGCTCAGCAAGCGGTTCGGCGATTTCAAGGCGGTGGACGATGTCTCCTTCCGCGCTCAGGCGGGGGAGTGCTTCGGACTGCTCGGCCCCAACGGTGCGGGCAAGTCCACCACCATCAAAATGCTGGCCACGCTGCTGCGGCCGGACGCGGGCCGCGCCAAGGTCGCCGGCTTTGATGTCCTGGCCGAGCCGCAGCGGGTTCGATCCGCCATTGGCTACGTCCCCCAGATGCTCTCGGTGGACGGCGCCCTGACCGGGTACGAGAACCTCCTCATCTGCGCCCGGCTGCAGGGGCTTCGCCCCGGTACGCGGAGGGCGCGGATCGACGAGGTGATCGCCATGCTCGGATTGGAGGAGGCGGCCCACCGGCAGGTGCGCACCTACTCCGGCGGGATGGTGCGGCGCCTTGAGATCGGCCAGGCGATTCTGCACCGGCCGAAGGTCCTGTTCCTCGACGAGCCGACGGTCGGGCTCGATCCGGTCGCGCGCCAGGGCGTCTGGGAACACATCGAACGCCTGCGCCAGGAGCACGGCATGACCGTGTTCCTCACCACCCACTACATGGAGGAAGCCGAATCCCTGTGCACCCGGATCGCCATCATGAGCCGCGGGCGCGTCGCTGCGCTGGGGACGTTGGCGGAGCTGCGCGATCGCGTCGGCAATCCGGAGGCGACCCTCAACGAGATCTTCACGCACTTCGCCGGCCACTTCGAACACCAGGGAGGGCTGCGGGATGTCTCACGCACACGCCGGACCGCGCGGCGCCTCGGTTGA
- a CDS encoding YwmB family TATA-box binding protein: protein MKRWLLAALVIGIGVSIAQSHTASAETASLGGAVKGRGSIAASPAQARASTTSAPTSAARSTTPASASASADLVIHSFAATGASASGYEVHNWSQWEGRFLSDAELQGLLGKLKQDFHIQNAKQVHQSASNDTFCAIYGERADGASVILTASSYHPSQGPDTTVLVVRIDKAGSKPASGAAWASLAEGFRGDFARVQQGVANAGFTPQISGCIEGSVNARMSGGQKERLISEALGAVRAHQVEGMTSDGVMSISADSPWVANGILTHGHHMNLQVAIHDDTYHQRTNVLVGTPIITIPY from the coding sequence ATGAAGCGGTGGTTGTTGGCGGCGTTGGTGATCGGGATTGGGGTGTCGATCGCGCAGTCCCACACCGCCTCGGCCGAAACGGCCAGCCTGGGAGGAGCGGTGAAGGGGAGAGGTTCCATTGCGGCGTCGCCGGCCCAAGCCCGCGCCTCCACGACCTCGGCCCCCACCAGCGCGGCCCGGAGCACTACGCCGGCCTCCGCCAGCGCCTCGGCGGACCTCGTGATCCACAGCTTCGCCGCCACGGGGGCCAGCGCCAGCGGGTACGAGGTGCACAACTGGAGCCAGTGGGAAGGGCGGTTCCTGTCCGATGCGGAATTGCAAGGGCTTTTGGGCAAATTAAAGCAGGATTTCCACATACAAAACGCGAAGCAGGTGCATCAATCGGCAAGTAACGACACGTTTTGCGCAATCTATGGGGAGAGGGCTGACGGCGCCAGCGTGATTCTGACGGCGTCCTCGTATCACCCGAGCCAGGGTCCGGACACGACCGTATTGGTGGTCCGCATCGACAAGGCCGGGTCCAAACCGGCCTCCGGGGCGGCGTGGGCCAGCCTCGCCGAGGGGTTCCGGGGCGACTTCGCCCGGGTCCAGCAGGGCGTCGCAAACGCCGGTTTTACGCCACAAATTAGCGGTTGTATCGAAGGATCCGTGAATGCTAGAATGAGTGGCGGTCAAAAGGAGCGGCTCATCTCCGAAGCTTTAGGGGCGGTCCGGGCGCACCAGGTGGAAGGCATGACCAGCGATGGTGTCATGAGCATCTCGGCCGACTCCCCCTGGGTTGCGAACGGTATCCTGACCCATGGACATCACATGAACCTGCAAGTGGCCATCCATGACGACACCTACCACCAGCGAACCAACGTCCTGGTCGGTACGCCCATCATCACCATCCCCTATTGA
- a CDS encoding rod shape-determining protein, which translates to MFSKDIGVDLGTATVLIHVRGQGIVLNEPSVVAIDQMTKQVVAVGEEARQMLGRTPGNIVAIRPLREGVIADFEVTEIMLRHFIRKTIGNSVMMRPRAIICVPAGITSVEQKAVRQAAEACGIKHVDLIEEPKAAAIGAGLNIFEPSGSMVVDIGGGTTDVAVLSLGDVVTSASLRIAGDKFDEAIVKYIKRVHNLLIGERTAEELKKELATVYPNSRTGEMDVRGRDMVSGLPKTVTVHAEEMREALQEPVEQIVAAAKSVLERTPPELAADIFDKGVVLTGGGALVDGLDKLMMDELQIPVHVAENPTHCVVLGTGIMLESPYYKKFRASAKPSGRPSGMTQRM; encoded by the coding sequence ATGTTTTCCAAAGACATCGGTGTCGATCTCGGCACCGCAACGGTCTTAATCCACGTCCGGGGACAAGGGATTGTCCTCAACGAACCCTCAGTGGTCGCCATTGATCAGATGACGAAGCAGGTGGTCGCTGTCGGCGAAGAGGCCAGGCAGATGCTCGGCCGCACGCCCGGCAACATTGTCGCCATTCGCCCGTTGCGCGAGGGCGTCATCGCTGACTTTGAAGTGACGGAAATCATGCTGCGCCATTTCATTCGGAAAACCATCGGCAACAGCGTCATGATGCGTCCGCGCGCCATCATCTGCGTCCCCGCTGGCATCACGTCGGTGGAGCAGAAGGCGGTTCGGCAAGCCGCGGAGGCGTGCGGCATCAAGCACGTTGATCTGATAGAAGAGCCGAAAGCGGCCGCCATCGGCGCCGGCTTGAACATCTTCGAGCCGAGCGGCAGCATGGTGGTCGACATTGGAGGAGGCACCACGGACGTCGCGGTCCTGTCGCTCGGCGACGTGGTGACCTCCGCTTCTCTGCGCATCGCGGGGGACAAGTTTGACGAGGCCATCGTCAAATACATCAAGCGCGTGCACAACCTGCTCATCGGCGAGCGCACCGCGGAAGAGTTGAAGAAAGAGCTCGCCACCGTGTACCCGAACAGCCGGACCGGCGAGATGGATGTGCGCGGCCGCGATATGGTCAGCGGCCTCCCCAAGACCGTGACCGTGCACGCCGAGGAGATGCGGGAAGCGCTGCAGGAGCCGGTGGAGCAGATTGTCGCTGCGGCCAAGTCGGTGCTGGAGCGGACGCCGCCCGAACTGGCGGCCGACATCTTCGATAAAGGCGTGGTGCTCACCGGCGGCGGGGCCCTCGTCGACGGCCTGGACAAGCTCATGATGGACGAGCTGCAGATTCCGGTGCACGTTGCCGAGAATCCGACTCACTGTGTGGTCCTGGGCACCGGGATCATGCTCGAGAGTCCGTACTACAAGAAGTTCAGGGCGAGCGCCAAACCATCCGGGCGGCCGAGCGGCATGACGCAGCGGATGTGA
- the spoIIID gene encoding sporulation transcriptional regulator SpoIIID, whose protein sequence is MHDYIKERTLKIGEYIVETRNTVRTIAREFGVSKSTVHKDLTERLPEINPELASRVKEILEYHKSIRHLRGGEATKLKYNKEASEESQARSASKNFQARKGVSSGL, encoded by the coding sequence GTGCATGACTATATCAAGGAGCGTACGCTGAAGATCGGCGAGTATATTGTCGAGACGCGCAACACGGTTCGCACCATCGCGCGCGAATTCGGGGTGTCCAAGAGCACGGTGCACAAGGATCTGACCGAGCGGCTGCCGGAGATCAACCCGGAACTGGCCAGTCGGGTCAAGGAGATCCTCGAGTACCACAAATCCATCCGGCACCTGCGGGGAGGAGAGGCCACGAAGCTCAAGTACAACAAGGAGGCGTCAGAAGAATCCCAGGCGCGATCCGCGTCGAAAAACTTTCAAGCGAGAAAAGGAGTTTCCAGCGGACTGTAG